A window from Podospora bellae-mahoneyi strain CBS 112042 chromosome 1 map unlocalized CBS112042p_1, whole genome shotgun sequence encodes these proteins:
- a CDS encoding uncharacterized protein (EggNog:ENOG503NX28; COG:S), whose translation MAGDRIAASLAANPHSDRGDKKRVVTLGNVRLRDQDTNEIILIPTPSSDPNDPLNWPQWYKYYMATVICLAMMICNFLAAGPSIAMVNITMEFFVGAHPGRNPKLFHEAVAKVAYFFTTCALMQGIGNFFWVPVANKWGRRPTYVFSYLIYFASAVWLCFERSYGGFLAGRVIMGFGAGAAETIAPITIADIFFLHERGTVMALYSSFLAVGVAIGLIISGVITIDHHWRVIFQVASALVGLVLLIAFFAFPETAYIRETPSNSDDSSSTGTPNQRSSTEKNPTATISDPESRRVGSSPLPKKASYLSTLKIFHGTITHESFFKLTVRPLGLICLPPVLWAALVEAATIGFLVAMTSNVEIAYEATYRFKSWQVGVCFVSALVGSLAGIPLGGWWGDKVADYFTKRNNGIRDPEMRLPAMIPAMITAPLGLVIFGVGIEKGLHWMVPNLGIALLNFAIVQGTNVALVYVIDAYRPVAGEITLAVMGFKSLFGFLLSFYTNTWVQQAGYLNAYGTMAAISAAVLVCWVPLYFWGKTIRHVTWGWPVIGYIHWSEDREVGE comes from the exons ATGGCTGGAGATCGTATCGCTGCCTCTTTGGCGGCCAACCCCCATAGTGATCGTGGTGACAAGAAGAGAGTTGTCACCCTCGGCAACGTTCGTCTTCGTGATCAGGACACGAACGAGATCATCCTGATCCCGACACCTTCTTCTGACCCCAATGATCCCCTCAACTG GCCACAATGGTACAAGTACTATATGGCGACCGTCATCTGCTTGGCCATGATGATTTGCAACTTTCTGGCGGCAGGGCCCTCGATTGCCAtggtcaacatcaccatggAGTTCTTCGTTGGTGCCCATCCAGGAAGAAACCCCAAGCTCTTCCACGAAGCTGTAGCCAAGGTTGCGTACTTTTTCACCACCTGTGCTCTCATGCAGGGTATTGGAAACTTCTTCTGGGTCCCTGTTGCCAACAAATGGGGACGCCGGCCGACTTATGTCTTTAGCTATTTGATCTACTTT GCCTCTGCTGTCTGGCTTTGCTTCGAGCGCTCCTACGGCGGGTTTCTTGCCGGCCGTGTCATCATGGGCTTTGGTGCCGGTGCTGCCGAGACAATcgctcccatcaccatcgccgacatcttcttcctccacgaGCGAGGTACAGTCATGGCTTTATACAGCTCCTTTCTCGCTGTCGGTGTAGCCATCGGTCTCATCATCTCAGG CGTTATCACAATCGACCACCACTGGCGTGTAATCTTCCAAGTCGCCTCCGccctcgtcggcctcgtcctcctcatcgcaTTCTTTGCCTTTCCCGAAACAGCCTACATCCGTGAGACCCCTTCCAACAGCGacgactcctcctccaccggcacccccaaccaacGCTCCTCCACAGAAAAGAACCCAACTGCCACCATCTCCGACCCTGAGTCCCGCCGTGTTGGcagttcccccctcccaaagaAAGCCTCCTACCTCTCCACTCTCAAAATCTTCCACGGGACTATCACCCACGAGTCATTCTTCAAACTGACCGTTCGTCCCCTCGGTCTGATTTGCCTCCCCCCTGTCCTCTGGGCTGCCCTTGTTGAAGCCGCCACCATTGGGTTTCTGGTTGCTATGACATCCAATGTTGAGATCGCCTACGAAGCAACCTACAGATTCAAGTCATGGCAGGTAGGCGTCTGCTTTGTCTCTGCTTTGGTCGGTTCGCTGGCAGGTATACCGCTtggtggatggtggggagaCAAAGTAGCGGATTACTTCACCAAGAGAAACAACGGGATTAGAGATCCGGAAATGAGACTGCCGGCGATGATACCTGCCATGATCACCGCGCCGTTGGGGCTGGTGatttttggggtggggatTGAGAAGGGCTTGCATTGGATGGTGCCGAATTTGGGGATTGCGTTGT TGAATTTTGCTATTGTTCAGGGAACGAATGTAGCGCTGGTGTATGTCATTGATGCTTACCGGCCTGTGGCAGGGGAGATCACACTTGCGGTCATGGGATTCAAGAGTTTGTTTGGGTTTTTGCTGTCGTTTTATACGAATACTTGGGTGCAGCAGGCGGGCTATTTGAATGCGTATGGGACGATGGCAGCgatctcggcggcggtgttggtttGCTGGGTGCCGTTGTATTTCTGGGGGAAGACGATTAGGCATGTTACTTGGGGTTGGCCAGTGATTGGGTATATTCATTGGAGTGAAGATCgggaggtgggtgagtga
- a CDS encoding uncharacterized protein (EggNog:ENOG503NWX5; COG:K) — MYPIRHLIDPPTSNPPPRGQTQPPVVGIDPNTSLFTPPVLPHSTSAAGPLTGTAPVSAPAASPSPASFSHPSSSINANSTSQPPQQQQQQQQQQQQQQPPQPQLPTSLYQCAHCLRRYSRPEHLQRHIATHTLGKRFVCDICSKAFARADLLKRHRTNHQNDNSNKRKRLSSAAPGAGRVAHACQACAKARVKCEEMKPCTRCKNRGITCEVASSEDAAMHLLHLSANAHGFESHPPPDTSPSASSQYPQPISAVEPEFQQPTFNPALKSFASSSRYQQPSLASNSLTPDDRQFKEESQLPTPETLMDQNNPDNLNRPQATYQNQGLATVEQDLEKAPFSEFLRDVLYDQSFGNSARMAEAQGLAVLDFCDDVNLDFREFDFGLLENWKPDATQHVPDSTTQVDNSAEVAAMRSTLVKIWTESPWRWVPKRTDTGYNEQSNLPLLSRDVHGSKALKPDRVVKDTLHSSNRDKILAIVLSTCRENSMINRVASSFPSAEMMDTWIHVFLAAHMCQVSSWIHYGSFSMNHQSPEWLAIATAAGAVLAPVTTLRRFGFALQEAVRISIPGRFEENNTNIGLLGPVQALMLVQDVGLWSGNRRKMEIAECHLSVPMAMMRYRGKFTKTAYPDVIIHPSDEGKVLEEKWKKWYQLESWKRLVFHAYLRDAQVSMTQFNNPSMSYAELTLPLPCSKDLWFARTAEEFKIRYLESRTNREGNKRPPSLGDLFRDINLLATNHHLLDVQYAISIYLHGFWSLIWEYRQLKSILSSSPLPTTDPSLSPEMLLTQRHGELRRQLSLFQSVTRGWHEMLSAQESMILHLLQMNLHVSLIDLQLLTGKEGEDQARRVYPLLQKWCLESSDSRQALYHAGQIFRWGRNFPKGHLKDFWAIAVHHAALCLWTYGIIIRASGRRKGGGMGAPLVIDGEGVEGAGLEEWLVYGGEGREVVVQGMGKKGVVSVEDPRGVMEVARGVLEANFVEGGTGEVKEGGLPPVSENIVVVLRQLGNAAWAVGFG; from the exons ATGTATCCAATCCGCCATCTTATTGACCCGCCCACCAgtaatcctcctcctcgtggcCAGACCCAACCACCGGTAGTTGGAATTGACCCCAACACCTCTTTATTTACTCCACCCGTCCTCCCACACTCGACATCAGCCGCCGGTCCTCTCACCGGCACGGCCCCGGTCTCGGCTCCGGCTGcatcaccctctccggcCTCATTTTCACATCCGTCCAGCTCGATCAATGCCAACTCCACCTCCCAGccgccacaacaacaacaacaacaacaacaacaacaacaacaacaacaaccgccacagCCACAGCTCCCGACATCACTTTACCAGTGCGCTCATTGCTTGCGTCGGTATTCTCGGCCCGAGCATCTCCAG AGACATATAGCAACCCATACTCTCGGGAAGCGCTTCGTCTGCGAT ATTTGCTCCAAAGCCTTCGCCCGGGCAGACCTCCTCAAACGTCATCGCACCAACCATCAAAatgacaacagcaacaaacgTAAACGCCTCAGCTCCGCGGCTCCTGGTGCCGGCCGCGTTGCACATGCTTGTCAGGCATGTGCCAAGGCTAGAGTCAAGTGTGAAGAGATGAAACC ATGCACAAGATGTAAGAACCGTGGCATAACGTGTGAGGTAGCATCCTCAGAGGATGCCGCGATGCATCTGCTACATCTCTCCGCAAACGCCCATGGTTTTGagtcccatccaccaccggaCACGTCTCCGAGCGCTTCATCACAATACCCTCAACCAATAAGTGCCGTTGAGCCTGAATTCCAACAGCCAACTTTCAACCCAGCACTGAAAAGCTTTGCGTCGTCTTCTCGATATCAGCAGCCCAGCCTTGCTAGTAACTCCCTCACGCCAGATGATCGGCAGTTCAAAGAAGAATCACAGTTGCCAACGCCTGAAACACTAATGGACCAGAACAACCCAGACAACCTCAATCGCCCTCAGGCTACCTATCAGAACCAGGGGCTGGCTACGGTGGAGCAAGACTTGGAAAAAGCACCATTCTCAGAATTTCTACGTGATGTACTGTACGACCAGTCGTTTGGAAATTCAGCCAGAATGGCTGAGGCACAAGGACTGGCTGTTTTGGACTTTTGCGATGATGTCAACCTGGACTTTCGAGAATTTGACTTTGGTCTTCTCGAGAATTGGAAACCTGATGCCACCCAGCACGTACCTGACTCGACTACTCAAGTGGACAATTCGGCAGAGGTTGCGGCCATGCGATCGACACTCGTCAAGATCTGGACCGAATCACCCTGGCGTTGGGTTCCGAAAAGGACCGATACGGGCTACAACGAGCAGTCTAACCTTCCACTGCTCTCCCGGGATGTACATGGATCTAAAGCCCTCAAGCCTGATCGAGTGGTAAAGGACACTCTGCATAGCTCCAATCGGGACAAGATCTTGGCCATCGTTCTGAGCACATGCAGGGAAAATAGCATGATAAATCGCGTGGCTTCATCGTTCCCCTCGGCCGAGATGATGGATACCTGGATTCATGTCTTTTTAGCTGCACACATGTGCCAAGTCTCATCATGGATTCACTATGGCTCGTTTTCCATGAACCACCAATCTCCAGAGTGGCTCGCCATAGCCACCGCTGCTGGTGCCGTTCTTGCCCCGGTCACTACCCTAAGAAGATTCGGTTTCGCGTTACAAGAAGCCGTCCGTATCTCCATTCCAGGCAGATTTGAagaaaacaacaccaacatcggcctcctcggcccagTCCAAGCTCTGATGCTAGTGCAAGACGTCGGCCTCTGGAGCGGCAACCGTCGAAAAATGGAAATCGCAGAATGTCATCTCTCGGTTCCCATGGCCATGATGCGCTACAGAGGAAAATTCACCAAAACCGCCTACCCAGacgtcatcatccacccctcCGACGAGGGCAAAGTCCTCGAAGAAAAATGGAAAAAATGGTACCAACTCGAATCATGGAAACGTCTCGTCTTCCACGCTTACCTCCGAGATGCCCAGGTGTCCATGACACAattcaacaacccctccatgTCCTACGCCGAGCTCACCCTCCCTTTACCCTGCTCGAAAGATCTCTGGTTTGCACGCACAGCAGAGGAGTTCAAAATCCGGTATCTCGAATCTCGGACCAACCGTGAGGGCAACAAACGCCCTCCATCGCTAGGCGATTTATTCAGggacatcaacctcctcgccacgaaccaccacctcctcgacgTGCAATACGCCATAAGTATCTACCTCCACGGATTCTGGTCCCTAATATGGGAGTACCGCCAGCTCAAATCcatcctttcctcctctcctttaCCCACTACTGACCCCTCGCTCTCCCCCGAAATGCTCCTCACCCAACGCCACGGCGAACTCCGCCGTCAACTCTCCCTGTTCCAATCCGTCACCCGCGGCTGGCATGAGATGTTGTCGGCCCAAGAATCCATGattctccacctcctccaaatgAACCTCCACGTTTCTCTAATCGACCTCCAACTGTTGACCGGcaaagaaggggaagacCAAGCAAGAAGGGTCTACCCCCTTTTGCAGAAATGGTGTCTCGAATCGAGCGACAGCCGCCAGGCGTTGTATCATGCCGGCCAGATCTTCCGATGGGGGAGGAATTTCCCCAAGGGACATCTAAAGGACTTTTGGGCGATTGCGGTGCACCATGCTGCGCTTTGTTTGTGGACTTATGGGATCATTATCAGGGCGtcagggaggaggaaaggtggggggatgggggcaccgttggtgattgatggggagggggtggaaggggcggggttggaggagtggttggtttatggaggggaggggagggaggtggttgtacaggggatggggaagaagggggttgtttcGGTGGAGGATccgaggggggtgatggaggttgcgaggggggttttggaggcgaattttgtggagggggggacgggggaggttaaggagggggggttgccgCCGGTTAGTGAGaatattgttgttgttttgagGCAGTTGGGGAATGCGGCTTGGGCGGTGGGGTTTGGGTag
- a CDS encoding uncharacterized protein (EggNog:ENOG503PZH2): protein MIIHPPLPKLTIYPPLPPSPLLHSPLPSSTPPPPPPPPPTILPRPKSKPQLHTHLHHQTYNSLLSLPLAFSLSLPLTLLSPSNLRTASLELNLYFPHNRSCTLLRDLDDFFTLKNGCGWVPPDEGQSAAERVAERIDRLKELLFQWERIIPLHGPQDQAGIDGEGWKEWWEERVHLSQRKVDKEDETDEEDVPFVPDCRMDEEDAPEHGKDAVDDDTDDEDTPFVPDHRRTIAIDGKQTVIIGIDPSDRPAGVPPPSEQERRKQIDAINKARLRTIRGRNHHHQFKTSELESLLQQFLGQVLQKEMVARLAGARSDNTSLEYFLRRREGDCGGR, encoded by the coding sequence ATGATAatccaccctcccctaccAAAGCTCACAATTTACCCTCCATTACCACCCTCTCCATTATTACACTCTCCCTTGCCATcatccacaccaccaccgccgccgccgccaccgccaacaaTCCTCCCCAGACCAAAATCCAAACCCCAACTTCACacacacctccaccaccaaacttACAACTCCCTCCTCTCACTCCCGCTGgctttctccctctccctacCCTTAACTCTCCTCAGCCCCTCCAACCTGAGGACCGCATCCCTCGAACTCAACCTCTACTTCCCCCACAACAGATCTTGCACCCTCCTCCGAGATCTAGAcgacttcttcaccctcaagAATGGCTGTGGCTGGGTACCGCCAGATGAGGGGCAATCTGCTGCAGAACGGGTAGCGGAGAGAATCGACAGGCTGAAGGAGTTGCTGTTTCAATGGGAGAGGATCATCCCGCTACACGGCCCCCAAGATCAAGCGGGCATTGATGGAGAAGGATGGAaggagtggtgggaggagcgggTGCACCTGTCACAAAGAAAAGTGGACAAAGAGGACGagacggatgaggaggatgtgccGTTTGTTCCTGACTGTCggatggatgaggaggatgcgccCGAGCATGGAAAGGATGCCGTGGACGACGACACAGATGACGAGGACACACCCTTTGTGCCCGATCACCGAAGGACAATAGCAATCGACGGGAAGCAGACTGTGATCATCGGGATAGACCCATCTGATAGACCTGCCGGAGTACCCCCTCCATCCGAACAAGAACGGCGAAAGCAGATCGACGCCATCAATAAAGCCAGACTGCGCACCATACGCGGTAGgaatcaccaccatcaattCAAAACTTCCGAGCTGGAGTCACTTCTCCAGCAGTTTCTAGGCCAAGTGTTAcagaaggagatggtggcGAGGTTAGCAGGGGCGAGGAGTGATAACACCTCTTTGGAGTATTTtctgagaaggagggaaggagaCTGTGGTGGGCGTTGA